The window GCGGAGCAGATCGGCCGCCTGATGCAACTGCCGCGGCAGGCGGTGGATGCGCTGCCGACGCTGGGCGACGGGGTGACGCTGTGGTGTACGCCACGGGACCGGCAGTTCGTGATGACCCAGGGGACGGACGCGGAGACGGGCCTGCTGGGCGGGGCCCGGCGCATCGACTGACCGCGGCCCCCCGAGGGCGGGCGGACAGGGGTGTCAAGGCGCGATTAGGCTGGGTACGGGCGCGGCGAGGTGGGCGCCGGACCGGTGTTCGACAGACCAGGAGGACCAGTGAGCGGCGATCGGAACGAGAGGCGCGGCGGGACGTGGGACGTCCCGACGGACGATCAGTCCGACGCGGAGCCCGAACTGACGGGCGAGTTCACCATCGACTACACCCCGCCGGCCTGGTACACGCAGGACGCTCCGCCGGCCGCGCAGGTGCCGAGACTCCCCGAGGGCAGCGGCTTTGAGCCCCACCGCCCGTCGGACCTGGACTCGCCCTCGACGATGCGGATCGCTCCGCCGGCGCCGCGGACCCCGTCCGACGGCGCGGGCCTGCCCGCCCCGTTCCCGGCCGCTGCTCCGGCCCCGGCGCCGGCGCCGGCCGAGCCCGAGGCGATCACGCCTCCGGCGCTCCCCTACTCCACTCCGGCCCCGATCGAGGCTCCGGCTCCGTTCGCGGCTCCGGCTCCGGCCCCGTTCGAGGCTCCCGCCCCGGCCGACCCCGCCGCCCCGGCTCCGTTCGCGGCTCCGGCCCCCTTCGAGGCTCCGGTCCCGGCCCCCAGCGAGGCCTCGGCCGAGGCTGCCGCCCCTGCCCCGATCACGGCGCCGGCCCCGTTCTCGGCTCCGGCCCCGTTCGAGACTTCCGTTCCGGGCGAGGCTGCGGCTCCGGGCCCGGTCGAGGCTCCGGCCCCGTTCGATGCCCCGGTCCCTGCCCCGGTCCCTGCCCCGGTCCCTGCCCCGGCCGAGGCTCCGCCTGCGTTCGCGTCGAGCCCCGCCGAGGCTCCGGCTGACGCCGCGGTGCCCGCGCTCGAAGGGGCGGCCCCGGTCGCCCCGGTCGCGCCGTTCGCGGCTCCCGTCGAGGCGGCGCAGTCGTACGCGCTTCCCGCTCCGGTACCGGCCGAGGACGCCGCCGCCTCCGCCCCGGACCCTGTCACCGACGGCCCCGGCCCGGTGGCCGAGTCCGGCCCCGGCGGCTGGGCCGGCCCGCAGGGCACCCCCGCCGAGGGGACTCCCCTGCTGCCTCCCGCCGAGCAGGCGGCGGCTCCGGCCGCGCCCGCGGACGTACCCCAGGCCGCCGGGGAGACCCCGTTCGGGGGACCCTCCGGCGAACTGCCGCCGCTGCCGCCCACGTTCGCGGCTCAGCCTCAGGACGCCTACCCGTTCCCGCCGCCGGCTCCGCAGCAGCAGCAGCCCCAACCGCAGCCGCAGCCGCAGCCCCAGCAGTACGACCCGCGCTCCGCCGGACAGTGGCCCGTCGGCCCAGGCCAACAGCAGCCGCCGCAGCCGCACGACCCGCGCTACTCGGCCGGCCAGGCCGGCGGCGGGGCGCCGCTCGGCTACACCGCCGCCGTCGAGCTGTCCTCCGACCGCCTGCTGCGCAACAAGCAGAAGCCCAAGAACAACAACAACGGCGGTGTCGGCGGACGCTTCCGCTTCGGCGGCAAGGCGGCCGAAGCGGAGCGCCAGCGCAAGCTGGAGCTGATCCGCACCCCGGTCATGTCCTGCTACCGCATCGCCGTCATCAGCCTCAAGGGCGGCGTCGGCAAGACCACGACCACCACCGCCCTCGGCGCCACCCTCGCCACCGAGCGCCAGGACAAGATCCTGGCCATCGACGCGAACCCCGACGCCGGCACGCTCGGCCGCCGTGTCCGCCGCGAGACCGGTGCCACGATCCGGGACCTGGTCCAGGCGATCCCGTACCTGAACTCGTACATGGACATCCGCCGGTTCACCTCGCAGGCGCCCTCCGGTCTGGAGATCATCGCCAACGACGTGGACCCGGCCGTCTCCACGACCTTCAACGACGAGGACTACCGCCGCGTCATCGAGACGCTGGGCCGCCAGTACCCGATCATCCTCACCGACTCGGGCACCGGCCTCCTCTACTCCGCCATGCGCGGCGTCCTGGACCTGGCCGATCAGCTGATCATCATCTCGACGCCGTCCGTGGACGGTGCCAGCAGCGCCAGCACCACCCTCGACTGGCTCTCCGCGCACGGGTACGCCGACCTCGTCTCCCGCTCCCTCACCGTCATCTCCGGGGTGCGCGAGACGAGCAAGATGATCCGGACCGAGGACATCGTGCAGCACTTCGAGACCCGCTGCCGCGGTGTCGTCGTGGTGCCGTTCGACGAGCACCTCGCGGCCGGCGCCGAGGTCGACCTCGACATGATGCGGCCCAAGACGCGCGAGGCCTACTTCAACCTCTCCGCGCTGGTGGCCGAGGACTTCCTGCGGGCGCAGCAGCAGGCACCGCAGGGTCACTGGGGTGCGCCTCAGCAGCCGCAGGGCTCTCAGCAGCCCCACCAGCCGCACCACCAGCAGCAGATGCCGCCGCAGCAGCCGTACGGACAGCCCCAGGGCCAGCAGCCCCCGTACCAGCAGCCTCCGCAGCAGCCGCAGCCGCAGCCGCAGCCCTACGGTCAGCCCTACCCGCAGCCCGGCCAGCCCTGGCAGCAGCCCCCGGCCCCGCAGCAGCCGCAGCAGCAACCGCCCCAGCCCCAGCACCCCCCGCGCGACCCGCGCCTCGGCTGACCGCAACAGGAAGGGCCCGTACCACCCGGGATCGGATCGAGATCCGGGGCGGTACGGGCCCTCGCCCGTTCGTTCGTCCAGCCGACCAGCCGGCCGGCCGCATGGCCGTCAGCGCTGCATGTCGTACGCGTCCGTGAGCACCCGCGCCCGCTTCACGTCGTCCGCGATCGCTTCCAGCAGCCCGTCCAGCGACTCGAACCGCGCCATCCCCCGCACGTAGGCGAGGAAGTCGACGGCCACCTGCATCCCGTACAGGTCCAGCCCGATGCGGTCGATCGCGTACGCCTCCACGGTCCGCTCGGTGGCGTCGAACTGCACGTTCGTCCCGACCGAGATCGCCGCGGGCATCCGTTCGCCGTCCGCCGTCAGCCAGCCCGCGTAGACCCCGTCCGCCGGGATCGCGGTGTGCGGCGCCGTCTCGACGTTCGCCGTCGGGTAGCCGAGCTCGCGCCCGCGCTGCGCACCGCGCACCACCACGCCCTCGACCCGGTGCGGGCGCCCCAGGATCTCGGCCGCGCCCTCCATGTCGCCCTCGGCGACCAGCCTGCGCGCCAGCGTCGAGGAGAACGGCACGCCGCCGCCCGCCTCGCCCCGCTCGACCAGGTCCACGACCTCGACCTGGTAGTCGTAGGTGGAGCCCATCTCGTGCAGGAAGTCGACGTTCCCGGCGGCCCGGTGGCCGAAGCGGAAGTTCGGACCCTCGATGACGGCGCGCGCGTGCAGCTTGTCGACGAGCACCTTCACGATGAAGTCGGCCGGCGACAGCTGCGAGAACTCCGCCGTGAACGGCAGGATCAGCAGCGCGTCCACGCCCAGCCCGGCCATGAGTTCGGCGCGCCGGTCGTACGGGGCCAGGATCGGCGGGTGGCTGCCGGGGCGCACGACCTCGCTCGGGTGGGGGTCGAAGGTGACCACGACGGACGGGACGCCGAGCGCACGCGCCGTGGACACCGCCCGTCCGATGATCAGCTGATGTCCCCGGTGCACGCCGTCGTAGGAGCCGATGGTGACGACGCTGCGTCCCCAGTCCTGGGGGATGTCCTCCAAGCCACGCCAGCGCTGCACTGTGACCGCTCCTCGCCCGAACCCGGTTGGTCCTTGAACTGATTGCCGATTGCAGGTCTAAGACTGCCATGCCGGTGGCCGCTGCCCCGCATCGGCATCGGCGAGGGACGGCTGCCGTGCCCTCTCGTCACGTCACGTCCGGGGCCGCCCTGCTGAGGGTCTCCACCGTGCGCCGGGCGCTCGGCCCCAGCAGGGCCGCGGCCTCCGCCCCCGCCGCCGCCACCCAGCGGGCCACCAGGGCGCCGAAGGCCGGTTCGGACCGGGCCAGCTCCACCGTCCGCCGCTCGAAGACCGCGGGCCCGCCCGGGGCCCCGAGCAGCTGCCGCCCGGTGCGCCGCAGCAGTTCACGCGCACGGCCCTCCGGGCGGCCTGCGGTCCCTGCCGCGAGGGCCCGGAGGAACGCGTCGAGCACCTGCGGATCGGTCTCCTCGCGCAGGAGTACGTCGGCCAGCTCGCCCCGCAGCGGGTACGAGGGCTCCCCGCCCGGCGCGGCCAGTACGCCGGCCAGCTCCGCCCTGACCCCGGCCGGGGCGCCGCGGAGAAGGTCCAGGACCAGCGGGCGCAGCACCGGAGCCGCGGCCGGGCCCTGTTCGAGCCGCCGGTCCACGAAGACGGCGGCGTGGGCCGCGTCCTCGGGGCACCGCGCGAGGTGCTCCCGTACGAGGTCACCCGCGCGCCGGGCCAGCCCCGGCGTGGTCAGCGCGGCCAGGGCGCGCACCACCTCCCCGTCGGCCCGGGCCCGCAGGGCGGCGAACACCGCGTCCGGGTCGGGCAGCACGGGCAGCGCGGCGACCAGCGCCGCCGCGGGCAGCCGGGAGCCCCGATCGGGATCGCGGAAGCAGGCGAGGGCGTCGGGCAGGTAGCGGCCGCGCACCTGAGGGTCGCGGAGCAGCATCCCCAGGGCGCTGCCGTGCAGGGTGGCGTCGGCGGGGCGGGCGAGCAGCGCCTGGGCGGCGTAGCG of the Streptomyces sp. NBC_01294 genome contains:
- a CDS encoding SCO5717 family growth-regulating ATPase, with amino-acid sequence MSGDRNERRGGTWDVPTDDQSDAEPELTGEFTIDYTPPAWYTQDAPPAAQVPRLPEGSGFEPHRPSDLDSPSTMRIAPPAPRTPSDGAGLPAPFPAAAPAPAPAPAEPEAITPPALPYSTPAPIEAPAPFAAPAPAPFEAPAPADPAAPAPFAAPAPFEAPVPAPSEASAEAAAPAPITAPAPFSAPAPFETSVPGEAAAPGPVEAPAPFDAPVPAPVPAPVPAPAEAPPAFASSPAEAPADAAVPALEGAAPVAPVAPFAAPVEAAQSYALPAPVPAEDAAASAPDPVTDGPGPVAESGPGGWAGPQGTPAEGTPLLPPAEQAAAPAAPADVPQAAGETPFGGPSGELPPLPPTFAAQPQDAYPFPPPAPQQQQPQPQPQPQPQQYDPRSAGQWPVGPGQQQPPQPHDPRYSAGQAGGGAPLGYTAAVELSSDRLLRNKQKPKNNNNGGVGGRFRFGGKAAEAERQRKLELIRTPVMSCYRIAVISLKGGVGKTTTTTALGATLATERQDKILAIDANPDAGTLGRRVRRETGATIRDLVQAIPYLNSYMDIRRFTSQAPSGLEIIANDVDPAVSTTFNDEDYRRVIETLGRQYPIILTDSGTGLLYSAMRGVLDLADQLIIISTPSVDGASSASTTLDWLSAHGYADLVSRSLTVISGVRETSKMIRTEDIVQHFETRCRGVVVVPFDEHLAAGAEVDLDMMRPKTREAYFNLSALVAEDFLRAQQQAPQGHWGAPQQPQGSQQPHQPHHQQQMPPQQPYGQPQGQQPPYQQPPQQPQPQPQPYGQPYPQPGQPWQQPPAPQQPQQQPPQPQHPPRDPRLG
- a CDS encoding bifunctional riboflavin kinase/FAD synthetase translates to MQRWRGLEDIPQDWGRSVVTIGSYDGVHRGHQLIIGRAVSTARALGVPSVVVTFDPHPSEVVRPGSHPPILAPYDRRAELMAGLGVDALLILPFTAEFSQLSPADFIVKVLVDKLHARAVIEGPNFRFGHRAAGNVDFLHEMGSTYDYQVEVVDLVERGEAGGGVPFSSTLARRLVAEGDMEGAAEILGRPHRVEGVVVRGAQRGRELGYPTANVETAPHTAIPADGVYAGWLTADGERMPAAISVGTNVQFDATERTVEAYAIDRIGLDLYGMQVAVDFLAYVRGMARFESLDGLLEAIADDVKRARVLTDAYDMQR